One Brassica napus cultivar Da-Ae chromosome C4, Da-Ae, whole genome shotgun sequence genomic region harbors:
- the LOC106394392 gene encoding brassinosteroid-responsive RING protein 1-like, producing the protein MKLSLYILLKKPNFYKSQLTHTISLQTLAPMGFPVGYTEVFLPKLFVQTLSILSFIRTVVFSLFRFLGLSDFLETDQTWPDYTSYPARIPELPSPFSALLIREILPVIKFEEAVTSSYGEDLPESCAVCLYEFEGEQEIRRLRNCRHIFHRSCLDRWMDHDQKTCPLCRKPFVPDEMQEEFNQRLWAASGVHDFHSEFCPVTEL; encoded by the coding sequence ATGAAACTCtctttgtatatattattaaaaaaacccAACTTTTATAAATCACAGCTCACACACACTATCTCTCTACAAACCCTAGCTCCGATGGGCTTTCCCGTAGGCTACACAGAGGTGTTTCTCCCGAAGCTCTTTGTACAAACACTTTCCATACTCAGTTTCATCAGAACCGTCGTCTTCTCCCTCTTCCGCTTCTTGGGCCTCTCCGACTTCCTCGAAACGGATCAAACCTGGCCCGACTACACATCTTACCCGGCCCGAATACCCGAACTCCCCTCCCCCTTCTCCGCCTTACTCATCCGCGAGATCTTACCCGTTATCAAGTTCGAAGAGGCCGTAACGAGCTCCTACGGCGAAGATCTGCCGGAGAGCTGCGCCGTCTGCCTCTACGAGTTCGAAGGAGAGCAAGAGATCCGACGGCTGAGAAACTGCAGACATATATTCCACCGGAGCTGTCTCGACCGTTGGATGGATCACGACCAGAAGACGTGTCCTCTTTGCAGAAAGCCGTTTGTTCCAGATGAGATGCAAGAAGAGTTTAATCAACGGCTATGGGCTGCTTCTGGTGTTCATGACTTCCACAGTGAGTTCTGTCCCGTGACGGAACTATAG